In Molothrus aeneus isolate 106 chromosome 4, BPBGC_Maene_1.0, whole genome shotgun sequence, the following are encoded in one genomic region:
- the PACRGL gene encoding PACRG-like protein isoform X2 translates to MSSGIQIKTKSSAQKSKTCSAESQPKPSAKLNPKTIDPFRAYSQPSSAFAATYARGGIPCRLVHGSVKHKLQWECPPETVPFDPLLLTLAEGLRETKHPYTFVSKEGFKQLLLVEGAAEKVIPLLPRLVPVLKAALAHADDEVFGRGLDALVQLSAVVGPSLNDHLKLLLTNLLKRLMDKKYREEVTTALQKLEHCGGKATVAIIKSKIPTYCSIYS, encoded by the exons ATGTCATCAGGcatccaaataaaaacaaagtctTCAGCCCAGAAAAGCAAGACCTGTTCTGCAGAATCACAGCCAAAGCCTAGTGCAAAGCTGAATCCTAAAACTATTGATCCA TTTCGTGCTTATTCTCAACCATCATCTGCATTTGCTGCTACATATGCTAGAGGTGGTATTCCCTGCAG GTTAGTGCATGGATCAGTAAAGCACAAACTGCAGTGGGAATGCCCTCCTGAAACTGTTCCCTTTGATCCTCTTCTTTTAACATTGGCAGAG GGACTAAGAGAGACAAAACATCCCTATACTTTTGTTTCCAAGGAGGGTTTTAAACAATTACTTCTGGTTGAAGGTGCTGCTGAAAAAGTTATTCCCTTACTGCCTCGTCTAGTTCCAGTCTTAAAGGCTGCATTG GCGCATGCGGATGATGAAGTATTTGGAAGGGGATTGGATGCTTTAGTGCAATTGAGTGCTGTTGTTGGCCCATCTCTTAATGATCATCTTAAGCTTCTACTCACAAAT CTTTTAAAGAGATTAATGGACAAGAAATATAGAGAAGAAGTTACTACTGCTTTACAAAAGTTGGAGCACTGTGGTGGAAAG GCAACTGTGGCGATCATCAAATCTAAAATTCCAACCTATTGTTCGATCTACTCTTGA
- the PACRGL gene encoding PACRG-like protein isoform X1 has product MSSGIQIKTKSSAQKSKTCSAESQPKPSAKLNPKTIDPVCFRAYSQPSSAFAATYARGGIPCRLVHGSVKHKLQWECPPETVPFDPLLLTLAEGLRETKHPYTFVSKEGFKQLLLVEGAAEKVIPLLPRLVPVLKAALAHADDEVFGRGLDALVQLSAVVGPSLNDHLKLLLTNLLKRLMDKKYREEVTTALQKLEHCGGKATVAIIKSKIPTYCSIYS; this is encoded by the exons ATGTCATCAGGcatccaaataaaaacaaagtctTCAGCCCAGAAAAGCAAGACCTGTTCTGCAGAATCACAGCCAAAGCCTAGTGCAAAGCTGAATCCTAAAACTATTGATCCAGTATGT TTTCGTGCTTATTCTCAACCATCATCTGCATTTGCTGCTACATATGCTAGAGGTGGTATTCCCTGCAG GTTAGTGCATGGATCAGTAAAGCACAAACTGCAGTGGGAATGCCCTCCTGAAACTGTTCCCTTTGATCCTCTTCTTTTAACATTGGCAGAG GGACTAAGAGAGACAAAACATCCCTATACTTTTGTTTCCAAGGAGGGTTTTAAACAATTACTTCTGGTTGAAGGTGCTGCTGAAAAAGTTATTCCCTTACTGCCTCGTCTAGTTCCAGTCTTAAAGGCTGCATTG GCGCATGCGGATGATGAAGTATTTGGAAGGGGATTGGATGCTTTAGTGCAATTGAGTGCTGTTGTTGGCCCATCTCTTAATGATCATCTTAAGCTTCTACTCACAAAT CTTTTAAAGAGATTAATGGACAAGAAATATAGAGAAGAAGTTACTACTGCTTTACAAAAGTTGGAGCACTGTGGTGGAAAG GCAACTGTGGCGATCATCAAATCTAAAATTCCAACCTATTGTTCGATCTACTCTTGA
- the PACRGL gene encoding PACRG-like protein isoform X3, producing MSSGIQIKTKSSAQKSKTCSAESQPKPSAKLNPKTIDPVCFRAYSQPSSAFAATYARGGIPCRLVHGSVKHKLQWECPPETVPFDPLLLTLAEAHADDEVFGRGLDALVQLSAVVGPSLNDHLKLLLTNLLKRLMDKKYREEVTTALQKLEHCGGKATVAIIKSKIPTYCSIYS from the exons ATGTCATCAGGcatccaaataaaaacaaagtctTCAGCCCAGAAAAGCAAGACCTGTTCTGCAGAATCACAGCCAAAGCCTAGTGCAAAGCTGAATCCTAAAACTATTGATCCAGTATGT TTTCGTGCTTATTCTCAACCATCATCTGCATTTGCTGCTACATATGCTAGAGGTGGTATTCCCTGCAG GTTAGTGCATGGATCAGTAAAGCACAAACTGCAGTGGGAATGCCCTCCTGAAACTGTTCCCTTTGATCCTCTTCTTTTAACATTGGCAGAG GCGCATGCGGATGATGAAGTATTTGGAAGGGGATTGGATGCTTTAGTGCAATTGAGTGCTGTTGTTGGCCCATCTCTTAATGATCATCTTAAGCTTCTACTCACAAAT CTTTTAAAGAGATTAATGGACAAGAAATATAGAGAAGAAGTTACTACTGCTTTACAAAAGTTGGAGCACTGTGGTGGAAAG GCAACTGTGGCGATCATCAAATCTAAAATTCCAACCTATTGTTCGATCTACTCTTGA